In the Rhododendron vialii isolate Sample 1 chromosome 2a, ASM3025357v1 genome, GACGGCACTCTGGATTTCGAAGAATGTGTTACTTTTTACTACTTGATTACATTCAAGAGGTTTTTGTTCTGCAAAGGGTGCGGCCTCCATTTCGTATGTGTCGAATGTCACAAAAAGGAAAAGTCGTACGATCTCTGCAGTTCGTGTTATCATAATAAGAACTTCAGCCATGCACACTCCTCCTTCTTGGATAACAATACTCCCCTCCAGCCCAACCAGCCCAGCAAAAGGGTAACATTCTActatctcctaagggatcccgcatggCCTTACCGAGCGGGACTCCCTTTTCCCGATCTAATTGCaacgattcgagccgctcaaagtgatcagaacgtgattttataGGTACCCtccagaaatcagcaaaaaaaatgatcgggaagggcgtcatccgaacagttttttattgaacgttcagtaaaaaactgctcggatcaagcccttcccgatcattttttttgctgatttctcgcgagtacccttaaaatcacgttctgcacactttgagcagctcagatcgtcacaattcgatcgggaaaggggagtcctgcacggtaagaccgtgcgggatccctcattggatcccgagtgtgtgtatatatgtatatattaacTTTCACAATTAGTTGTGAACTAAAtgtggtattttttttatgcttttaggAAAAATGGAAGCGGCGCACAAAGAAGGTGGTAAAGTTCGGTGGTCTATTAACTTTGCAATTAGCTGGGGCAGGTTTTTTTGGTTCCATGGGAAATTAAAGCACTAG is a window encoding:
- the LOC131316316 gene encoding uncharacterized protein LOC131316316 — its product is MEEMREAAMACYANMSNEQQQLVVSFFNSIDAEGDGKVSTAEYLDFLKTKGWCQKEVPQNLFEHVDADNDGTLDFEECVTFYYLITFKRFLFCKGCGLHFVCVECHKKEKSYDLCSSCYHNKNFSHAHSSFLDNNTPLQPNQPSKREKWKRRTKKVVKFGGLLTLQLAGAGFFGSMGN